Proteins encoded by one window of Babylonia areolata isolate BAREFJ2019XMU chromosome 8, ASM4173473v1, whole genome shotgun sequence:
- the LOC143284997 gene encoding ERC protein 2-like isoform X2 codes for MPEFKLKKMFGKSQSSSKSPKHSPSHRVDTASGESGGRNERSHSPRMTASPEHHVPCVQSSGYGSRSSLSGSSFSGGGSKSNSLERQSHTGSDGGISSMSGSGTDDSGHSSMSSPLNLPMEQLQSFNAMYRAGQYQSTPNPYQLNVQGPPKNLSKHQMHHHTPTQSRHNISRSSRSLSTTTAPEQFFDGAGLDISFGSDEVFRSDHSPDRSSCRKQSSPSSRRDSPSSQRRDSPSSRRDSPSSRRDSPSSRRRDTKSRYVNLCYPILDKGSLYAEASETNSVPEPRSVDHGEEMNPQALHAYESDPSQEDYRNKIIFELQWQVSELHERCAQLQKEADLARDRLGSSMHSVTTFWSPELKKERSLRKDEASRCNRLYEQLVVRQAELKQHHEVLKSTEKDGACRHPARDADSAGGDVRNLVEEKRAQEKERGMLQQRSDELEKHLEMQNQTLSARDASIKTLLDMLQDKREDDSGGEQSEQEVLQVQAAINANRIWELEATLQAKDTHLKRLKELKDSHASQSQALDHRQSTAASHPLSAMVEAKDSQILSLEKEVAVLEEKLLRSQEDVILGSYRELCTEDSVGMKGKHLHHEIQKVREELSRRERKLSSSQRHAESLQCQQQESLHHLAALKEQLADREQQAATLQTAVAGLQERIKNKDGTIERKRKENQALISDKQSLEAELAELKDQLDSREHNINVLKRKAEMYDDVLKEKDEQLYRARSRQACVPTIDSPVFSPEDAIAERDRQIERLRQLQSQSDRDHQEELELYIMTSQDLKTQMAAMRFELTAKQTELRELREEAGKLRGQKAQRETKMMQLELAAQDRTPPPVNREDACTQTDAVTPGPEMWSSTDESLSGGLEWSTELPAQGPSLLEELQKKVSDMEEEKKEKEHQMEDMQDIIKEYREKVGTLKRNQQKEKEKNAQLLEAAKKREDSFTDDASHLSTAIEQKQSRIGELEEALRESVRITAQREMDMMELQTQIEASKTAMEEMRQEVEDMRASSRDYTSKLATLSRQLDDKDAKIRRLAAHQHCHIQELYEIKQEAVQAAIGEKEASIAVLEMSGAKKPRQLEQIQYLKLEKHRLEATLKDVTQSLAKLREGRKRGSGSTSDCTAAGTEVKGADKAGKKNYKDGSTTI; via the exons ATGCCAGAGTTCAAGCTGAAGAAGATGTTTGGTAAAAGTCAGTCCTCCAGCAAATCCCCAAAGCACTCTCCCAGTCACCGTGTAGACACGGCATCTGGGGAATCGGGTGGGAGAAATGAAAGAAGCCACAGCCCTCGCATGACTGCAAGTCCTGAGCATCATGTGCCGTGTGTGCAGTCATCAGGTTATGGATCACGGTCATCATTGTCTGGAAGCAGCTTCAGTGGTGGTGGAAGCAAGTCTAATTCTCTGGAACGACAGAGCCACACTGGTTCTGATGGTGGCATTTCAAGTATGTCTGGAAGCGGGACTGATGACAGCGGTCATTCAAGCATGTCCAGTCCATTGAATCTGCCCATGGAGCAGCTGCAGTCATTCAACGCTATGTACAGGGCAGGACAATACCAAAGTACACCCAACCCTTATCAACTGAATGTTCAAGGCCCACCAAAAAATCTCAGTAAACATCAAATGCAtcatcacacaccaacacaaagcaGGCATAATATTTCCAGATCCAGCAGAAGTTTGTCCACTACCACTGCACCTGAGCAGTTCTTTGATGGGGCAGGACTTGATATCAGTTTTGGTAGTGATGAAGTCTTCAGGTCAGATCATTCCCCCGACAGAAGTAGTTGTAGGAAGCAGTCTTCTCCCAGCAGTCGACGAGATTCCCCCAGTAGTCAACGACGAGATTCCCCCAGTAGTCGACGAGATTCTCCCAGTAGTCGACGAGATTCCCCCAGCAGTCGACGACGAGATACTAAAAGCCGATATGTTAACCTTTGTTATCCAATACTGGACAAGGGGAGTTTGTATGCAGAGGCAAGTGAGACCAACAGTGTTCCAGAGCCCCGCTCTGTGGATCATGGAGAAGAGATGAACCCTCAGGCCCTTCATGCGTATGAATCCGATCCATCCCAGGAGGACTACAGAAACAAGATAATATTTGAGCTGCAGTGGCAGGTGTCAGAGCTGCACGAAAGATGTGCACAGCTACAGAAAGAGGCAGACCTGGCCAGAGACAGGCTTGGGTCAAGCATGCACAGTGTGACGACGTTCTGGAGTCCAGAGCTGAAGAAAGAACGCTCACTGAGGAAAGATGAAGCTTCAAGATGCAACAGACTGTATGAGCAACTCGTGGTCAGACAGGCAGAGTTGAAG CAGCACCACGAAGTGCTGAAAAGCACAGAAAAGGACGGCGCCTGCAGACACCCCGCCAGAGATGCAGACAGTGCTGGCGGCGACGTGAGGAACCTTGTGGAGGAGAAACGAGCTCAGGAGAAGGAGCGAGGCATGCTGCAACAAAGGTCAGATGAGCTGGAGAAACACCTGGAGATGCAGAACCAGACGCTGAGTGCCCGGGATGCCAGCATCAAGACCCTGCTGGACATGTTGCAG GACAAGAGAGAGGATGACAGTGGGGGTGAGCAGTCAGAGCAGGAGGTGCTTCAGGTCCAGGCTGCCATCAATGCCAACAGGATATGGGAACTGGAGGCCACTCTGCAGGCCAAAGACACCCACCTGAAGCGACTGAAAGAA CTGAAAGACAGTCACGCctctcagtcacaggctctgGATCACCGTCAGTCCACAGCAGCCAGCCATCCATTGAGCGCCATGGTGGAAGCAAAG GATTCACAGATCTTGTCCTTGGAGAAAGAGGTGGCTGTCCTGGAGGAGAAACTGCTGAGGTCTCAGGAGGATGTGATCCTGGGCAGTTATCGTGAGCTCTGCACTGAAGACAGTGTCGGCATGAAGGGAAAGCATCTTCATCATGAG AtccagaaagtgagagaggagcTGAGCCGGAGGGAGAGGAAGCTGTCCAGCTCGCAGCGCCATGCAGAGAGCCTACAGTGCCAGCAGCAGGAGTCCCTGCACCACCTGGCCGCCTTGAAGGAACAGCTGGCCGACCGCGAACAGCAGGCAGCCACCCTGCAGACTGCG GTGGCAGGCCTGCAGGAGCGGATCAAGAACAAGGACGGAACCATAGAACGCAAGCGCAAGGAGAACCAGGCCCTCATCTCAGACAAGCAGAGTTTGGAGGCTGAGCTGGCGGAGTTAAAGGACCAGCTGGACTCCAGGGAGCACAACATCAACGTGCTGAAGAGGAAG GCGGAGATGTATGATGATGTTCTCAAAGAAAAAGACGAGCAGCTGTACCGAGCCAGGTCTCGTCAAGCGTGTGTTCCCACCATAGACAGCCCAGTGTTCAGTCCCGAAGATGCCATTGCTGAGAGAGATCGTCAGATTGAAAG ACTGCGCCAGCTGCAGAGCCAGTCAGACAGGGACCACCAGGAGGAGTTGGAGCTGTACATCATGACCAGCCAGGACCTCAAGACGCAGATGGCTGCCATGCGCTTTGAGCTGACTGCTAAACAG ACAGAGCTGAGGGAACTGCGAGAGGAGGCCGGGAAGCTGAGAGGACAGAAGGCTCAGAGGGAAACCAAGATGATGCAGCTGGAACTGGCTGCTCAGGATCGGACACCTccgcct GTCAACAGAGAGGATGCGTGCACCCAGACAGATGCTGTGACTCCGGGTCCGGAGATGTGGTCTTCCACGGACGAGTCTCTGAGCGGTGGACTGGAGTGGAGCACTGAGCTCCCGGCACAGGGGCCCAGTCTCCTGGAGGAGCTGCAGAAGAAAGTGTCAgacatggaggaggagaagaaggagaaagagcacCAGATGGAAGACATGCAGGA CATCATCAAGGAATACAGGGAGAAAGTGGGCACCCTGAAACGCAaccagcagaaggagaaggagaagaacgctCAGCTGCTGGAGGCCGCTAAGAAGCGAGAGGACTCCTTCACTGATGATGCCTCTCACCTTTCT ACGGCCATTGAACAGAAACAGTCGAGGATTGGGGAGCTGGAGGAGGCTTTACGGGAGAGCGTTCGCATCACAGCTCAGCGAGAGATGGACATGATGGAACTGCAGACCCAGATTGAGGCCTCCAAAACAGCT ATGGAGGAGATGCGGCAGGAGGTGGAGGACATGCGGGCCTCGTCCCGTGACTACACCAGCAAGCTGGCCACCCTGTCTCGACAGCTGGACGACAAGGACGCCAAGATCCGACGTCTGGCCGCACACCAACACTGCCACATCCAGGAGCTCTATGAGAtcaa gcAGGAGGCGGTGCAGGCGGCCATAGGGGAGAAGGAAGCGTCCATCGCCGTGCTGGAGATGAGTGGTGCTAAGAAGCCTCGGCAGCTGGAGCAGATACAGTACCTGAAGCTGGAGAAACATCGTCTGGAGGCCACACTGAAGGATGTG ACCCAGAGCCTTGCCAAGCTGAGGGAGGGACGGAAGCGTGGAAGCGGAAGCACCAGCGACTGCACCGCCGCCGGAACTGAGGTCAAAGGGGCTGACAAAGCCGGCAAGAAGAACTACAAAGATGGATCAACAACCATTTAA
- the LOC143284997 gene encoding ERC protein 2-like isoform X1, with protein MPEFKLKKMFGKSQSSSKSPKHSPSHRVDTASGESGGRNERSHSPRMTASPEHHVPCVQSSGYGSRSSLSGSSFSGGGSKSNSLERQSHTGSDGGISSMSGSGTDDSGHSSMSSPLNLPMEQLQSFNAMYRAGQYQSTPNPYQLNVQGPPKNLSKHQMHHHTPTQSRHNISRSSRSLSTTTAPEQFFDGAGLDISFGSDEVFRSDHSPDRSSCRKQSSPSSRRDSPSSQRRDSPSSRRDSPSSRRDSPSSRRRDTKSRYVNLCYPILDKGSLYAEASETNSVPEPRSVDHGEEMNPQALHAYESDPSQEDYRNKIIFELQWQVSELHERCAQLQKEADLARDRLGSSMHSVTTFWSPELKKERSLRKDEASRCNRLYEQLVVRQAELKQHHEVLKSTEKDGACRHPARDADSAGGDVRNLVEEKRAQEKERGMLQQRSDELEKHLEMQNQTLSARDASIKTLLDMLQDKREDDSGGEQSEQEVLQVQAAINANRIWELEATLQAKDTHLKRLKELKDSHASQSQALDHRQSTAASHPLSAMVEAKDSQILSLEKEVAVLEEKLLRSQEDVILGSYRELCTEDSVGMKGKHLHHEIQKVREELSRRERKLSSSQRHAESLQCQQQESLHHLAALKEQLADREQQAATLQTAVAGLQERIKNKDGTIERKRKENQALISDKQSLEAELAELKDQLDSREHNINVLKRKAEMYDDVLKEKDEQLYRARSRQACVPTIDSPVFSPEDAIAERDRQIERLRQLQSQSDRDHQEELELYIMTSQDLKTQMAAMRFELTAKQTELRELREEAGKLRGQKAQRETKMMQLELAAQDRTPPPQVNREDACTQTDAVTPGPEMWSSTDESLSGGLEWSTELPAQGPSLLEELQKKVSDMEEEKKEKEHQMEDMQDIIKEYREKVGTLKRNQQKEKEKNAQLLEAAKKREDSFTDDASHLSTAIEQKQSRIGELEEALRESVRITAQREMDMMELQTQIEASKTAMEEMRQEVEDMRASSRDYTSKLATLSRQLDDKDAKIRRLAAHQHCHIQELYEIKQEAVQAAIGEKEASIAVLEMSGAKKPRQLEQIQYLKLEKHRLEATLKDVTQSLAKLREGRKRGSGSTSDCTAAGTEVKGADKAGKKNYKDGSTTI; from the exons ATGCCAGAGTTCAAGCTGAAGAAGATGTTTGGTAAAAGTCAGTCCTCCAGCAAATCCCCAAAGCACTCTCCCAGTCACCGTGTAGACACGGCATCTGGGGAATCGGGTGGGAGAAATGAAAGAAGCCACAGCCCTCGCATGACTGCAAGTCCTGAGCATCATGTGCCGTGTGTGCAGTCATCAGGTTATGGATCACGGTCATCATTGTCTGGAAGCAGCTTCAGTGGTGGTGGAAGCAAGTCTAATTCTCTGGAACGACAGAGCCACACTGGTTCTGATGGTGGCATTTCAAGTATGTCTGGAAGCGGGACTGATGACAGCGGTCATTCAAGCATGTCCAGTCCATTGAATCTGCCCATGGAGCAGCTGCAGTCATTCAACGCTATGTACAGGGCAGGACAATACCAAAGTACACCCAACCCTTATCAACTGAATGTTCAAGGCCCACCAAAAAATCTCAGTAAACATCAAATGCAtcatcacacaccaacacaaagcaGGCATAATATTTCCAGATCCAGCAGAAGTTTGTCCACTACCACTGCACCTGAGCAGTTCTTTGATGGGGCAGGACTTGATATCAGTTTTGGTAGTGATGAAGTCTTCAGGTCAGATCATTCCCCCGACAGAAGTAGTTGTAGGAAGCAGTCTTCTCCCAGCAGTCGACGAGATTCCCCCAGTAGTCAACGACGAGATTCCCCCAGTAGTCGACGAGATTCTCCCAGTAGTCGACGAGATTCCCCCAGCAGTCGACGACGAGATACTAAAAGCCGATATGTTAACCTTTGTTATCCAATACTGGACAAGGGGAGTTTGTATGCAGAGGCAAGTGAGACCAACAGTGTTCCAGAGCCCCGCTCTGTGGATCATGGAGAAGAGATGAACCCTCAGGCCCTTCATGCGTATGAATCCGATCCATCCCAGGAGGACTACAGAAACAAGATAATATTTGAGCTGCAGTGGCAGGTGTCAGAGCTGCACGAAAGATGTGCACAGCTACAGAAAGAGGCAGACCTGGCCAGAGACAGGCTTGGGTCAAGCATGCACAGTGTGACGACGTTCTGGAGTCCAGAGCTGAAGAAAGAACGCTCACTGAGGAAAGATGAAGCTTCAAGATGCAACAGACTGTATGAGCAACTCGTGGTCAGACAGGCAGAGTTGAAG CAGCACCACGAAGTGCTGAAAAGCACAGAAAAGGACGGCGCCTGCAGACACCCCGCCAGAGATGCAGACAGTGCTGGCGGCGACGTGAGGAACCTTGTGGAGGAGAAACGAGCTCAGGAGAAGGAGCGAGGCATGCTGCAACAAAGGTCAGATGAGCTGGAGAAACACCTGGAGATGCAGAACCAGACGCTGAGTGCCCGGGATGCCAGCATCAAGACCCTGCTGGACATGTTGCAG GACAAGAGAGAGGATGACAGTGGGGGTGAGCAGTCAGAGCAGGAGGTGCTTCAGGTCCAGGCTGCCATCAATGCCAACAGGATATGGGAACTGGAGGCCACTCTGCAGGCCAAAGACACCCACCTGAAGCGACTGAAAGAA CTGAAAGACAGTCACGCctctcagtcacaggctctgGATCACCGTCAGTCCACAGCAGCCAGCCATCCATTGAGCGCCATGGTGGAAGCAAAG GATTCACAGATCTTGTCCTTGGAGAAAGAGGTGGCTGTCCTGGAGGAGAAACTGCTGAGGTCTCAGGAGGATGTGATCCTGGGCAGTTATCGTGAGCTCTGCACTGAAGACAGTGTCGGCATGAAGGGAAAGCATCTTCATCATGAG AtccagaaagtgagagaggagcTGAGCCGGAGGGAGAGGAAGCTGTCCAGCTCGCAGCGCCATGCAGAGAGCCTACAGTGCCAGCAGCAGGAGTCCCTGCACCACCTGGCCGCCTTGAAGGAACAGCTGGCCGACCGCGAACAGCAGGCAGCCACCCTGCAGACTGCG GTGGCAGGCCTGCAGGAGCGGATCAAGAACAAGGACGGAACCATAGAACGCAAGCGCAAGGAGAACCAGGCCCTCATCTCAGACAAGCAGAGTTTGGAGGCTGAGCTGGCGGAGTTAAAGGACCAGCTGGACTCCAGGGAGCACAACATCAACGTGCTGAAGAGGAAG GCGGAGATGTATGATGATGTTCTCAAAGAAAAAGACGAGCAGCTGTACCGAGCCAGGTCTCGTCAAGCGTGTGTTCCCACCATAGACAGCCCAGTGTTCAGTCCCGAAGATGCCATTGCTGAGAGAGATCGTCAGATTGAAAG ACTGCGCCAGCTGCAGAGCCAGTCAGACAGGGACCACCAGGAGGAGTTGGAGCTGTACATCATGACCAGCCAGGACCTCAAGACGCAGATGGCTGCCATGCGCTTTGAGCTGACTGCTAAACAG ACAGAGCTGAGGGAACTGCGAGAGGAGGCCGGGAAGCTGAGAGGACAGAAGGCTCAGAGGGAAACCAAGATGATGCAGCTGGAACTGGCTGCTCAGGATCGGACACCTccgcct CAGGTCAACAGAGAGGATGCGTGCACCCAGACAGATGCTGTGACTCCGGGTCCGGAGATGTGGTCTTCCACGGACGAGTCTCTGAGCGGTGGACTGGAGTGGAGCACTGAGCTCCCGGCACAGGGGCCCAGTCTCCTGGAGGAGCTGCAGAAGAAAGTGTCAgacatggaggaggagaagaaggagaaagagcacCAGATGGAAGACATGCAGGA CATCATCAAGGAATACAGGGAGAAAGTGGGCACCCTGAAACGCAaccagcagaaggagaaggagaagaacgctCAGCTGCTGGAGGCCGCTAAGAAGCGAGAGGACTCCTTCACTGATGATGCCTCTCACCTTTCT ACGGCCATTGAACAGAAACAGTCGAGGATTGGGGAGCTGGAGGAGGCTTTACGGGAGAGCGTTCGCATCACAGCTCAGCGAGAGATGGACATGATGGAACTGCAGACCCAGATTGAGGCCTCCAAAACAGCT ATGGAGGAGATGCGGCAGGAGGTGGAGGACATGCGGGCCTCGTCCCGTGACTACACCAGCAAGCTGGCCACCCTGTCTCGACAGCTGGACGACAAGGACGCCAAGATCCGACGTCTGGCCGCACACCAACACTGCCACATCCAGGAGCTCTATGAGAtcaa gcAGGAGGCGGTGCAGGCGGCCATAGGGGAGAAGGAAGCGTCCATCGCCGTGCTGGAGATGAGTGGTGCTAAGAAGCCTCGGCAGCTGGAGCAGATACAGTACCTGAAGCTGGAGAAACATCGTCTGGAGGCCACACTGAAGGATGTG ACCCAGAGCCTTGCCAAGCTGAGGGAGGGACGGAAGCGTGGAAGCGGAAGCACCAGCGACTGCACCGCCGCCGGAACTGAGGTCAAAGGGGCTGACAAAGCCGGCAAGAAGAACTACAAAGATGGATCAACAACCATTTAA
- the LOC143284997 gene encoding ERC protein 2-like isoform X3, with product MPEFKLKKMFGKSQSSSKSPKHSPSHRVDTASGESGGRNERSHSPRMTASPEHHVPCVQSSGYGSRSSLSGSSFSGGGSKSNSLERQSHTGSDGGISSMSGSGTDDSGHSSMSSPLNLPMEQLQSFNAMYRAGQYQSTPNPYQLNVQGPPKNLSKHQMHHHTPTQSRHNISRSSRSLSTTTAPEQFFDGAGLDISFGSDEVFRSDHSPDRSSCRKQSSPSSRRDSPSSQRRDSPSSRRDSPSSRRDSPSSRRRDTKSRYVNLCYPILDKGSLYAEASETNSVPEPRSVDHGEEMNPQALHAYESDPSQEDYRNKIIFELQWQVSELHERCAQLQKEADLARDRLGSSMHSVTTFWSPELKKERSLRKDEASRCNRLYEQLVVRQAELKHHEVLKSTEKDGACRHPARDADSAGGDVRNLVEEKRAQEKERGMLQQRSDELEKHLEMQNQTLSARDASIKTLLDMLQDKREDDSGGEQSEQEVLQVQAAINANRIWELEATLQAKDTHLKRLKELKDSHASQSQALDHRQSTAASHPLSAMVEAKDSQILSLEKEVAVLEEKLLRSQEDVILGSYRELCTEDSVGMKGKHLHHEIQKVREELSRRERKLSSSQRHAESLQCQQQESLHHLAALKEQLADREQQAATLQTAVAGLQERIKNKDGTIERKRKENQALISDKQSLEAELAELKDQLDSREHNINVLKRKAEMYDDVLKEKDEQLYRARSRQACVPTIDSPVFSPEDAIAERDRQIERLRQLQSQSDRDHQEELELYIMTSQDLKTQMAAMRFELTAKQTELRELREEAGKLRGQKAQRETKMMQLELAAQDRTPPPQVNREDACTQTDAVTPGPEMWSSTDESLSGGLEWSTELPAQGPSLLEELQKKVSDMEEEKKEKEHQMEDMQDIIKEYREKVGTLKRNQQKEKEKNAQLLEAAKKREDSFTDDASHLSTAIEQKQSRIGELEEALRESVRITAQREMDMMELQTQIEASKTAMEEMRQEVEDMRASSRDYTSKLATLSRQLDDKDAKIRRLAAHQHCHIQELYEIKQEAVQAAIGEKEASIAVLEMSGAKKPRQLEQIQYLKLEKHRLEATLKDVTQSLAKLREGRKRGSGSTSDCTAAGTEVKGADKAGKKNYKDGSTTI from the exons ATGCCAGAGTTCAAGCTGAAGAAGATGTTTGGTAAAAGTCAGTCCTCCAGCAAATCCCCAAAGCACTCTCCCAGTCACCGTGTAGACACGGCATCTGGGGAATCGGGTGGGAGAAATGAAAGAAGCCACAGCCCTCGCATGACTGCAAGTCCTGAGCATCATGTGCCGTGTGTGCAGTCATCAGGTTATGGATCACGGTCATCATTGTCTGGAAGCAGCTTCAGTGGTGGTGGAAGCAAGTCTAATTCTCTGGAACGACAGAGCCACACTGGTTCTGATGGTGGCATTTCAAGTATGTCTGGAAGCGGGACTGATGACAGCGGTCATTCAAGCATGTCCAGTCCATTGAATCTGCCCATGGAGCAGCTGCAGTCATTCAACGCTATGTACAGGGCAGGACAATACCAAAGTACACCCAACCCTTATCAACTGAATGTTCAAGGCCCACCAAAAAATCTCAGTAAACATCAAATGCAtcatcacacaccaacacaaagcaGGCATAATATTTCCAGATCCAGCAGAAGTTTGTCCACTACCACTGCACCTGAGCAGTTCTTTGATGGGGCAGGACTTGATATCAGTTTTGGTAGTGATGAAGTCTTCAGGTCAGATCATTCCCCCGACAGAAGTAGTTGTAGGAAGCAGTCTTCTCCCAGCAGTCGACGAGATTCCCCCAGTAGTCAACGACGAGATTCCCCCAGTAGTCGACGAGATTCTCCCAGTAGTCGACGAGATTCCCCCAGCAGTCGACGACGAGATACTAAAAGCCGATATGTTAACCTTTGTTATCCAATACTGGACAAGGGGAGTTTGTATGCAGAGGCAAGTGAGACCAACAGTGTTCCAGAGCCCCGCTCTGTGGATCATGGAGAAGAGATGAACCCTCAGGCCCTTCATGCGTATGAATCCGATCCATCCCAGGAGGACTACAGAAACAAGATAATATTTGAGCTGCAGTGGCAGGTGTCAGAGCTGCACGAAAGATGTGCACAGCTACAGAAAGAGGCAGACCTGGCCAGAGACAGGCTTGGGTCAAGCATGCACAGTGTGACGACGTTCTGGAGTCCAGAGCTGAAGAAAGAACGCTCACTGAGGAAAGATGAAGCTTCAAGATGCAACAGACTGTATGAGCAACTCGTGGTCAGACAGGCAGAGTTGAAG CACCACGAAGTGCTGAAAAGCACAGAAAAGGACGGCGCCTGCAGACACCCCGCCAGAGATGCAGACAGTGCTGGCGGCGACGTGAGGAACCTTGTGGAGGAGAAACGAGCTCAGGAGAAGGAGCGAGGCATGCTGCAACAAAGGTCAGATGAGCTGGAGAAACACCTGGAGATGCAGAACCAGACGCTGAGTGCCCGGGATGCCAGCATCAAGACCCTGCTGGACATGTTGCAG GACAAGAGAGAGGATGACAGTGGGGGTGAGCAGTCAGAGCAGGAGGTGCTTCAGGTCCAGGCTGCCATCAATGCCAACAGGATATGGGAACTGGAGGCCACTCTGCAGGCCAAAGACACCCACCTGAAGCGACTGAAAGAA CTGAAAGACAGTCACGCctctcagtcacaggctctgGATCACCGTCAGTCCACAGCAGCCAGCCATCCATTGAGCGCCATGGTGGAAGCAAAG GATTCACAGATCTTGTCCTTGGAGAAAGAGGTGGCTGTCCTGGAGGAGAAACTGCTGAGGTCTCAGGAGGATGTGATCCTGGGCAGTTATCGTGAGCTCTGCACTGAAGACAGTGTCGGCATGAAGGGAAAGCATCTTCATCATGAG AtccagaaagtgagagaggagcTGAGCCGGAGGGAGAGGAAGCTGTCCAGCTCGCAGCGCCATGCAGAGAGCCTACAGTGCCAGCAGCAGGAGTCCCTGCACCACCTGGCCGCCTTGAAGGAACAGCTGGCCGACCGCGAACAGCAGGCAGCCACCCTGCAGACTGCG GTGGCAGGCCTGCAGGAGCGGATCAAGAACAAGGACGGAACCATAGAACGCAAGCGCAAGGAGAACCAGGCCCTCATCTCAGACAAGCAGAGTTTGGAGGCTGAGCTGGCGGAGTTAAAGGACCAGCTGGACTCCAGGGAGCACAACATCAACGTGCTGAAGAGGAAG GCGGAGATGTATGATGATGTTCTCAAAGAAAAAGACGAGCAGCTGTACCGAGCCAGGTCTCGTCAAGCGTGTGTTCCCACCATAGACAGCCCAGTGTTCAGTCCCGAAGATGCCATTGCTGAGAGAGATCGTCAGATTGAAAG ACTGCGCCAGCTGCAGAGCCAGTCAGACAGGGACCACCAGGAGGAGTTGGAGCTGTACATCATGACCAGCCAGGACCTCAAGACGCAGATGGCTGCCATGCGCTTTGAGCTGACTGCTAAACAG ACAGAGCTGAGGGAACTGCGAGAGGAGGCCGGGAAGCTGAGAGGACAGAAGGCTCAGAGGGAAACCAAGATGATGCAGCTGGAACTGGCTGCTCAGGATCGGACACCTccgcct CAGGTCAACAGAGAGGATGCGTGCACCCAGACAGATGCTGTGACTCCGGGTCCGGAGATGTGGTCTTCCACGGACGAGTCTCTGAGCGGTGGACTGGAGTGGAGCACTGAGCTCCCGGCACAGGGGCCCAGTCTCCTGGAGGAGCTGCAGAAGAAAGTGTCAgacatggaggaggagaagaaggagaaagagcacCAGATGGAAGACATGCAGGA CATCATCAAGGAATACAGGGAGAAAGTGGGCACCCTGAAACGCAaccagcagaaggagaaggagaagaacgctCAGCTGCTGGAGGCCGCTAAGAAGCGAGAGGACTCCTTCACTGATGATGCCTCTCACCTTTCT ACGGCCATTGAACAGAAACAGTCGAGGATTGGGGAGCTGGAGGAGGCTTTACGGGAGAGCGTTCGCATCACAGCTCAGCGAGAGATGGACATGATGGAACTGCAGACCCAGATTGAGGCCTCCAAAACAGCT ATGGAGGAGATGCGGCAGGAGGTGGAGGACATGCGGGCCTCGTCCCGTGACTACACCAGCAAGCTGGCCACCCTGTCTCGACAGCTGGACGACAAGGACGCCAAGATCCGACGTCTGGCCGCACACCAACACTGCCACATCCAGGAGCTCTATGAGAtcaa gcAGGAGGCGGTGCAGGCGGCCATAGGGGAGAAGGAAGCGTCCATCGCCGTGCTGGAGATGAGTGGTGCTAAGAAGCCTCGGCAGCTGGAGCAGATACAGTACCTGAAGCTGGAGAAACATCGTCTGGAGGCCACACTGAAGGATGTG ACCCAGAGCCTTGCCAAGCTGAGGGAGGGACGGAAGCGTGGAAGCGGAAGCACCAGCGACTGCACCGCCGCCGGAACTGAGGTCAAAGGGGCTGACAAAGCCGGCAAGAAGAACTACAAAGATGGATCAACAACCATTTAA